A genomic stretch from Perognathus longimembris pacificus isolate PPM17 chromosome 5, ASM2315922v1, whole genome shotgun sequence includes:
- the Gtpbp8 gene encoding GTP-binding protein 8 translates to MAAPGLRRGIQRLLGGSPSRARLSRPYSSGPTLAEVLQLPKKQMTKLLYPLQELEQHLVPDTRLNLHLKLFDPSPENIERAEGIFAATARNRIEYLSSAVRLDHAPTLAQPEVCFIGRSNVGKSSLIKALFSLAPDVEVRVSKKPGHTKKMNFFKVGKHFTLVDMPGYGYRAPEDFVDMVETYLKERRNLKRTFLLVDSAVGITKTDHIAIEMCEEFALPYVMVLTKIDKSSKGHLLKQVLEIQKFVNTQTQGCFPQLFPVSVVTYSGIHLLKCFIVNITKPVTTM, encoded by the exons ATGGCGGCTCCTGGTCTGCGGCGCGGAATACAAAGGCTCTTAGGTGGGTCGCCGAGTAGGGCCCGTCTGAGCCGACCGTACAGCTCGGGTCCGACCTTGGCTGAGGTGCTACAGCTGCCGAAGAAGCAAATGACGAAACTGCTGTACCCGCTGCAGGAACTCGAGCAACACCTGGTTCCGGACACGAGGCTCAACCTTCACCTCAAGCTCTTCGACCCCAGCCCGGAAAACATTGAAAGGGCTGAGGGCATCTTCGCCGCCACCGCCCGGAACCGCATCGAGTACCTCAGCTCCGCGGTCCGTCTCGACCACGCCCCGACCCTCGCCCAGCCGGAG GTATGTTTTATAGGCAGAAGCAATGTTGGAAAATCCTCTCTAATCAAGGCTTTATTTTCACTGGCCCCTGATGTTGAAGTCAGAGTCTCAAAAAAACCG GGgcacacaaagaaaatgaattttttcaaAGTTGGAAAACACTTTACTTTGGTGGACATGCCAGGTTATGGCTATAGAGCACCTGAAGACTTTGTTGACATGGTAGAAACCTATCTAAAAGAACGAAGGAA cttaaaaagaacatttttactAGTGGATAGTGCTGTTGGAATCACAAAAACAGATCATATTGCCATAGAAATGTGTGAGGAATTTGCACTACCTTATGTG atGGTGTTAACAAAAATTGACAAATCTTCCAAAGGACATCTTTTAAAACAAGTACTTGAGATCCAGAAATTTGttaacacacaaacacaaggaTGTTTTCCTCAGTTGTTTCCTGTAAG tGTTGTGACTTATTCCGGAATTCATCTGCTGAAGTGCTTTATAGTAAATATAACAAAACCTGTAACTACTATGTAG